In Acidobacteriota bacterium, one DNA window encodes the following:
- a CDS encoding glycosyltransferase family 39 protein: MKTSLTRTQWVLIVVLTLAAAPYFIRLGASSLWDSNEAFYAETPREMIESGDYVNPAFNFHARLNKPPLSYWLVIPFYKLLGVSETAERLAIALAAMTMIGTAYGLGRVVFSVDAGLLAAIAMAIAPRFLMFSRRIMIDVSLATFMALALLLFMLAERTPVRRRLYLVLMYVSLGLGVITKGPVAIALPAATLVIYLAAYRQLNRLSEMMLPMGLIIVAAIVLPWYLAIYYQHGWTHIETFILKDNLSRYTQPVWGPRRGFLFYIPVMIGDLFPWSLFLIPGLVLAAREVWRGKGQPASPAKSALLVIWIAVIVVFFSFSRSKEDLYILPIYPAAAALVGGWLAGFLGSERYPKNGFMRWLAVALGAVIVAAGAVILYLFGKGTQPYEMAGANFIGYAAILGGLLATGLALLKKTRSAIVTTALSVAACNWVFVLWTLPDFERYKPVRSLCEAIATEARPDALVGYYRTAYPSMVFYLRRPIFEYYEQVEIEAAFASGREVFCIMTAVEYEATKSQLPPQTRVLASRPIFQVKLKTILNRVELPQVVLISNKGGTNVTQ, from the coding sequence ATGAAAACTTCTTTAACCCGCACGCAGTGGGTCTTAATCGTCGTCCTGACTCTCGCCGCAGCGCCCTATTTCATTCGTCTAGGTGCGTCGTCTTTGTGGGACTCTAACGAAGCGTTCTATGCCGAAACGCCGCGCGAAATGATCGAGTCTGGGGACTACGTCAACCCGGCGTTTAACTTTCACGCTCGTCTCAACAAGCCGCCTCTTAGCTACTGGCTGGTCATCCCTTTTTACAAGCTGCTCGGCGTATCGGAAACAGCCGAGCGGCTGGCCATCGCTCTGGCTGCGATGACTATGATTGGCACGGCCTACGGATTGGGCCGCGTAGTGTTCTCGGTAGACGCAGGCCTTTTAGCGGCGATCGCAATGGCGATAGCCCCGCGGTTTCTGATGTTTTCGAGGCGGATAATGATCGATGTCAGCCTGGCAACGTTCATGGCTCTCGCGCTGTTGTTGTTCATGCTCGCCGAGAGAACACCCGTGAGGCGCCGGCTATATCTAGTTCTGATGTACGTCTCGTTAGGTCTCGGCGTCATCACCAAAGGCCCGGTAGCGATCGCGTTGCCCGCCGCGACGCTTGTTATCTACCTGGCGGCTTATCGCCAACTCAACAGGCTTAGCGAGATGATGCTGCCGATGGGGTTGATTATTGTCGCGGCAATAGTTTTGCCGTGGTACCTCGCGATCTACTATCAACACGGCTGGACCCATATCGAGACGTTCATCCTCAAGGACAATCTGTCGCGATACACCCAGCCGGTTTGGGGCCCTCGGCGGGGCTTCTTGTTTTACATCCCCGTCATGATCGGTGATCTTTTTCCGTGGTCGCTATTCCTGATTCCCGGTCTGGTGCTCGCCGCACGGGAAGTTTGGCGCGGCAAGGGTCAGCCGGCTTCACCGGCCAAATCAGCGCTGCTCGTCATATGGATCGCCGTGATCGTGGTGTTCTTCTCCTTCTCGAGAAGCAAGGAGGACTTGTACATCCTGCCGATCTATCCAGCGGCTGCCGCGTTAGTCGGAGGCTGGCTCGCGGGCTTCCTCGGCAGCGAACGATACCCGAAGAACGGTTTCATGCGCTGGCTCGCGGTTGCGCTAGGTGCAGTCATCGTGGCGGCGGGCGCTGTCATCCTGTACTTGTTTGGTAAGGGGACCCAACCCTACGAGATGGCCGGCGCGAACTTTATCGGCTACGCCGCGATTCTTGGCGGCCTGTTGGCAACGGGCTTGGCGCTGCTTAAAAAAACGCGTTCAGCCATCGTCACCACAGCGCTGTCTGTAGCGGCGTGCAACTGGGTCTTCGTGCTTTGGACGCTTCCGGATTTCGAGCGCTATAAGCCGGTGCGTTCACTTTGTGAAGCCATAGCCACCGAGGCGCGCCCGGATGCGCTCGTGGGCTACTACCGGACGGCTTATCCGAGTATGGTCTTTTATCTCCGGAGGCCGATCTTCGAGTACTACGAACAAGTTGAAATCGAAGCCGCGTTCGCTTCCGGCAGGGAGGTCTTTTGCATTATGACCGCGGTTGAGTATGAAGCGACAAAATCGCAGCTCCCCCCGCAAACTCGCGTGCTTGCCAGCCGTCCGATCTTTCAAGTAAAGTTGAAAACTATTCTTAATAGAGTCGAGCTTCCTCAGGTGGTGCTAATATCCAACAAAGGCGGAACAAACGTCACGCAATGA
- a CDS encoding lysylphosphatidylglycerol synthase transmembrane domain-containing protein, with protein sequence MKKGGLVALKVFVSLGILVYLFTRVVKIDDLWANLREAKVSYFLGAVAVFFAVQTLSAYRWYLLLKPVNIETSFPRILGLFYLGMYFNFFLPSSIGGDFFKVYYLNKETGRLSASTASVFVDRDIGMGGLLLIAFAAAAWGGTRVPPGNGVLLAPIFALIGLAFVLVNLALFYRPTYNLLHRLLRVFKMKKADERVEHLFESVNSYRGKWGLATIALMMSLGVQVGCAVVNMLAAGAIGMRTQHGWIDYFVFIPAIGLIGMIPLSVNGAGWREASYILLFKSVGAEGHEAATLSLLWLGVMVVTSLPGGIIYLAQGRQDKQNRPLSNDGVGEALKVGAPINESREEEPASTI encoded by the coding sequence ATGAAGAAGGGTGGCCTGGTAGCGCTAAAGGTTTTCGTCAGCCTCGGCATATTGGTGTACTTGTTCACCAGGGTCGTGAAGATCGACGATCTATGGGCGAACCTAAGAGAGGCGAAGGTATCTTATTTCCTTGGGGCGGTGGCAGTCTTTTTCGCAGTTCAGACTCTGAGCGCTTACAGATGGTACCTGCTGCTCAAGCCTGTGAACATCGAGACCAGTTTCCCGCGGATTCTCGGTCTGTTCTATCTGGGAATGTATTTCAACTTCTTCCTGCCATCCTCGATCGGCGGGGACTTCTTCAAGGTCTACTACCTCAATAAGGAGACCGGCAGGCTAAGCGCGTCTACCGCCTCGGTTTTCGTCGACCGCGACATCGGGATGGGCGGACTGCTATTGATTGCGTTCGCGGCGGCGGCCTGGGGCGGGACAAGGGTGCCCCCGGGGAATGGTGTTCTGCTGGCTCCCATTTTCGCCTTGATCGGACTCGCTTTCGTCTTAGTTAACCTCGCGCTTTTTTATCGGCCGACTTACAACCTGCTTCACAGATTACTCCGCGTATTCAAGATGAAGAAAGCCGATGAACGAGTTGAGCACCTCTTCGAATCAGTCAACTCATACCGGGGAAAATGGGGTCTCGCTACTATTGCACTGATGATGTCGCTGGGTGTGCAAGTCGGCTGCGCGGTCGTCAACATGCTTGCGGCCGGCGCAATCGGAATGCGCACTCAGCACGGATGGATAGATTACTTCGTGTTCATCCCGGCGATTGGGCTTATAGGAATGATACCGCTGTCGGTTAACGGGGCCGGGTGGCGCGAGGCATCCTACATCTTGTTGTTTAAGTCTGTCGGCGCCGAGGGGCACGAGGCCGCAACGCTGTCTCTATTGTGGCTGGGCGTCATGGTGGTAACAAGTTTGCCAGGGGGGATCATCTATCTTGCGCAAGGCCGGCAGGATAAACAGAATCGGCCCTTGAGTAACGACGGCGTTGGCGAAGCTCTCAAGGTCGGCGCTCCGATCAATGAGTCGCGCGAAGAAGAACCGGCGTCGACGATCTGA
- a CDS encoding response regulator, giving the protein MLARAEMSETIEHLYRRKEDGAMKKAAGISRPGRILVVEDNADSRDLLSKLLSMSGYEVTSAPDGESGYAAALKQLPDLIITDINMPRMDGIELLKKVRVDKQLTGTAVLVVTAFGGESARVAIEAGADAATAKPFDFDGFIDTVKALIFTRRQPVGG; this is encoded by the coding sequence ATGCTAGCTAGAGCAGAAATGAGTGAAACGATCGAGCATCTCTATCGAAGGAAAGAGGATGGCGCAATGAAGAAGGCGGCGGGGATATCCAGACCGGGCAGGATTCTGGTGGTCGAGGATAACGCCGATTCGCGCGATCTTCTGAGCAAGCTGCTGAGCATGAGTGGGTACGAGGTTACGTCCGCGCCCGACGGGGAAAGCGGATATGCTGCGGCGCTCAAACAGCTCCCCGACCTGATCATCACCGACATCAACATGCCGCGAATGGATGGGATCGAGTTATTGAAGAAAGTCCGAGTCGACAAGCAGCTCACCGGAACAGCCGTTCTGGTGGTGACTGCGTTTGGGGGCGAGTCTGCGCGCGTAGCCATCGAGGCAGGAGCGGATGCAGCTACCGCGAAGCCTTTTGACTTTGACGGGTTTATCGACACGGTGAAGGCATTGATTTTCACGCGCCGGCAACCCGTCGGAGGCTGA